From a single Alkalihalophilus pseudofirmus genomic region:
- a CDS encoding enoyl-CoA hydratase produces MGAKVSVEKEKGLAIVTINNPPLNVMDKDVIASLRDTFQQLSQDPETVVVILTGAGDKAFMAGADIKEFPQLMDHPNMKEPVMGTHAVLNQIDFFEKPTIAVLNGLTFGGGCELALTFDIRIAEEHTQIGLPEIKLGLFPGGGGTQRLPRLIGEAKAKELMYTGEPIDAKTAQQIGLVNHVTKSGAGLEKAVQIAKQIRRHSLPALSCIKRAVDEGMDMSFPQAIEHEADLFTEVFQTEDIREGVSAFIEKRKPEFKHR; encoded by the coding sequence ATGGGAGCTAAAGTGAGCGTAGAAAAAGAAAAAGGATTGGCTATCGTTACAATTAATAATCCGCCTCTTAATGTGATGGATAAAGATGTGATTGCTAGTTTAAGAGATACGTTTCAACAGCTGTCGCAAGATCCTGAAACAGTCGTTGTTATTTTAACTGGGGCAGGTGATAAAGCCTTTATGGCAGGGGCAGACATTAAAGAATTTCCTCAGTTAATGGATCACCCGAACATGAAAGAACCGGTAATGGGAACACATGCTGTGCTAAATCAAATTGACTTTTTTGAAAAGCCGACCATTGCGGTTTTAAATGGTCTCACGTTTGGCGGCGGTTGTGAGCTTGCATTAACCTTTGATATTCGTATTGCAGAAGAGCATACACAAATCGGGCTGCCGGAAATTAAGTTAGGATTATTCCCGGGTGGAGGCGGAACACAGCGTTTGCCGCGCTTAATTGGAGAAGCGAAGGCGAAGGAGTTAATGTATACAGGAGAACCAATTGATGCAAAGACGGCGCAGCAGATCGGGCTGGTGAACCATGTCACAAAAAGCGGGGCAGGCTTAGAAAAAGCAGTCCAGATTGCTAAGCAAATTAGACGTCACTCTCTTCCGGCACTCTCATGTATTAAACGTGCGGTAGACGAAGGGATGGATATGAGCTTCCCGCAAGCGATCGAACATGAGGCCGACCTTTTTACGGAAGTTTTTCAAACGGAAGATATTAGAGAAGGAGTTAGTGCCTTTATTGAAAAGAGAAAACCTGAATTCAAGCATCGTTAA
- a CDS encoding NAD(P)H-dependent flavin oxidoreductase, with translation MVENKWINALNVRYPIIQAPMAGGITTTELICEAANNGCLGMIAAGYLTPEALAAQIDEVKEGTTHPFGVNVFVPSAFRTSQKEIDHTLQQLEPIYQQLKVENREVTIPDYQQLFAVYNEHIETIIQKDVKICSFTFGLPASDIIQRLKEENIILIATATTVKEAIAAEKAGMDAVVVQGSEAGGHRGHFMDGVEESSIGLMSLLPQVVDQVSIPVIAAGGIMDGRGLAAALCLGAEAVQMGTAFLTCVESGAPAIHKEAIMSAGEDEVILTKSFSGKWARGISNTFTQEMKKYQDNLPSFPVQNALTQPMRKAASQMNNKEYMSLWSGQSPRLTKNTTVKTLIELTIQEAGEVVSNIND, from the coding sequence ATGGTAGAGAATAAATGGATCAATGCACTCAATGTAAGATATCCGATTATTCAAGCGCCGATGGCAGGTGGAATTACCACTACTGAACTGATATGCGAAGCTGCAAATAATGGCTGCTTAGGGATGATAGCTGCTGGCTATTTAACACCTGAGGCCCTAGCTGCTCAAATAGATGAAGTGAAAGAAGGAACAACACATCCATTTGGGGTAAACGTGTTTGTTCCTTCTGCATTTAGAACATCTCAAAAAGAAATTGATCACACCTTGCAGCAGCTAGAGCCGATCTATCAGCAATTAAAAGTCGAGAATAGAGAAGTTACTATACCCGATTATCAGCAGCTTTTTGCTGTTTATAACGAGCATATTGAGACCATTATTCAGAAGGACGTGAAAATCTGCTCGTTTACATTTGGGTTACCGGCAAGCGATATCATTCAACGTTTAAAAGAGGAAAATATCATTCTTATTGCAACGGCTACAACGGTGAAAGAAGCAATCGCAGCTGAGAAAGCAGGAATGGATGCTGTCGTTGTTCAGGGGAGTGAAGCAGGCGGTCATCGAGGTCATTTTATGGACGGAGTAGAAGAAAGTTCGATCGGTTTAATGTCGCTTCTCCCGCAAGTCGTTGATCAAGTGAGCATCCCTGTAATAGCGGCCGGCGGAATTATGGATGGCCGCGGCTTAGCAGCAGCTCTATGTCTTGGGGCAGAGGCGGTGCAGATGGGAACGGCTTTTTTAACATGTGTGGAAAGCGGGGCACCTGCTATTCACAAAGAGGCGATTATGAGTGCAGGTGAAGATGAGGTTATTTTGACTAAGAGCTTTTCTGGCAAATGGGCAAGGGGAATTAGCAATACGTTTACACAAGAAATGAAAAAGTATCAAGACAACCTTCCTTCTTTCCCTGTACAAAATGCTCTTACACAACCGATGAGAAAAGCTGCAAGCCAAATGAATAATAAAGAATACATGTCTTTATGGTCAGGACAAAGTCCGAGATTAACGAAGAATACGACGGTAAAAACATTAATTGAGCTTACAATACAGGAAGCTGGAGAGGTAGTTTCGAACATAAATGATTAG
- a CDS encoding long-chain-fatty-acid--CoA ligase, which produces MDKRWLALYENNLEAKSTIEKRTLTDLLNDTANKHGTNTAITFYGKTWSYQELQKYSEVLAGALHQDQFDKGDRLAIMLPNCPHYLFSLFGTFRAGGVVVQVNPMYVARELEYILNDSEATHIVILSDLYPLFKSVRDKVPTKKAVVVALKPDAEVEIEGDDILFDSYLKGASAPAPQHSLDPEVDLAVLQYTGGTTGVSKGVMLTHMNLISNTEQTYDFMFSGDVSPPHNAKVVNVLPLFHIFSLTCCNFVTIRHGGNQILIPRFDMPEVLETIKREKPFQFGGVPTMYVGFNQVGKYKEFGLDLVESYVSGGSSLPVEALEAFEAGTGRKLCEGYGLSEAAPVTHFNPSFQERKAGSVGIPLPNTDAKVVAETDAGWEEVGVGEVGEMIIKGPQVMKGYWRKPEETKKTLRDGWLFTGDLAKMDEEGYFSIVDRKKDMILASGYNVYPREIEEVLYGHSGVQEVIVLGLPDPYRGETVKAYITPKPDSTLTSQEIIEFCRKQMAAYKVPTAVEFRDELPKSAVGKLLKRKLRDEEVAKVKAEQSS; this is translated from the coding sequence ATGGATAAACGTTGGCTTGCTTTATATGAGAATAATTTAGAGGCGAAATCTACCATTGAGAAAAGAACCTTAACTGACTTATTAAACGATACAGCTAACAAACATGGAACGAATACGGCTATTACCTTTTACGGGAAAACGTGGTCGTATCAGGAGCTCCAAAAATATAGTGAAGTATTAGCAGGTGCGCTGCATCAAGATCAGTTTGATAAAGGGGATCGTCTAGCGATCATGCTGCCAAACTGTCCACATTATCTATTCTCATTATTTGGTACATTTCGCGCAGGCGGCGTGGTTGTCCAAGTAAACCCAATGTATGTTGCCAGGGAGCTTGAGTATATTTTAAATGACTCTGAAGCAACCCATATTGTGATTCTCTCAGATTTATATCCTCTGTTTAAATCAGTCCGCGATAAAGTACCAACTAAAAAAGCAGTTGTTGTTGCTCTTAAGCCGGATGCAGAGGTGGAGATTGAGGGTGATGACATCTTGTTTGATTCCTATTTGAAAGGAGCATCTGCACCGGCGCCACAACACTCTCTTGATCCTGAAGTGGACCTTGCTGTATTGCAATATACAGGGGGAACGACTGGCGTATCAAAAGGGGTTATGCTCACTCATATGAACCTCATCTCTAATACAGAGCAAACATATGACTTCATGTTTAGCGGGGATGTTAGCCCTCCTCATAATGCAAAGGTGGTTAATGTTCTGCCATTATTTCATATCTTCAGCTTGACCTGCTGTAACTTTGTCACGATCCGTCATGGAGGAAATCAGATACTCATTCCACGTTTTGACATGCCTGAAGTACTAGAGACGATTAAACGTGAAAAGCCGTTTCAATTTGGGGGCGTGCCAACGATGTATGTCGGCTTTAACCAAGTTGGGAAGTATAAAGAATTTGGTTTAGATCTAGTTGAAAGCTATGTCAGCGGGGGATCATCCTTACCAGTAGAAGCACTTGAAGCTTTTGAAGCAGGAACAGGAAGAAAGCTTTGTGAAGGGTACGGGCTCAGTGAAGCAGCACCGGTTACTCACTTTAATCCTTCGTTCCAAGAAAGAAAAGCAGGTAGTGTCGGTATACCTCTTCCAAACACAGATGCGAAAGTGGTTGCTGAAACGGATGCAGGATGGGAAGAAGTTGGCGTTGGTGAAGTGGGAGAAATGATTATCAAAGGGCCGCAAGTGATGAAGGGGTACTGGAGAAAGCCTGAAGAAACGAAGAAAACGCTGAGAGATGGCTGGCTCTTCACTGGTGATTTAGCGAAAATGGATGAAGAAGGATATTTCAGCATAGTCGACCGTAAGAAAGATATGATTCTAGCAAGCGGCTATAATGTCTACCCGCGTGAAATTGAAGAAGTCCTCTATGGGCATTCCGGGGTTCAAGAAGTCATAGTACTAGGTCTGCCGGACCCTTACAGAGGAGAAACAGTGAAAGCCTATATCACTCCTAAGCCTGATAGTACTCTAACAAGCCAGGAGATCATTGAGTTCTGCAGAAAACAAATGGCAGCATATAAAGTACCGACAGCAGTTGAATTCCGTGATGAACTGCCAAAATCAGCTGTAGGAAAGCTGTTAAAGCGAAAGCTTCGTGATGAAGAGGTAGCAAAAGTAAAAGCGGAACAGTCGTCTTAA
- a CDS encoding SDR family oxidoreductase, whose product MNALSLFDLKGKTAIVTGGGRGLGKQMAHAFADAGANLVLCSRKVEACNEVAEELKAKGVNAIAAACDVTSKEDVDRVIKQAVDTFGSIDILVNNSGATWGAPADEMPLEAWNKVMNVNVTGSFLMAQAAGKVMIKQQSGKIINIASVAGLGGADPRFMDTIGYNTSKGAVITFTKDLATKWGQYGINVNAIAPGFFPTKMSKGLLAKGESFVIDRTPLKRLGGEQDLQGAALFLASAASNFVTGEVIVVDGGMHAM is encoded by the coding sequence ATGAATGCATTATCTCTATTTGATTTGAAAGGAAAAACAGCAATTGTAACAGGCGGCGGTCGCGGCCTGGGTAAACAAATGGCTCATGCATTTGCTGATGCAGGAGCAAACCTAGTTTTATGCTCAAGAAAAGTAGAGGCATGCAATGAAGTGGCAGAAGAATTAAAAGCTAAAGGTGTAAACGCCATTGCCGCTGCATGTGATGTAACAAGTAAAGAAGACGTCGACCGAGTGATTAAGCAGGCAGTTGATACATTCGGCTCGATCGATATTCTTGTGAATAACAGCGGGGCAACCTGGGGAGCCCCAGCAGATGAAATGCCTCTTGAAGCGTGGAATAAAGTAATGAATGTGAATGTAACAGGCTCATTTTTAATGGCTCAAGCTGCAGGCAAAGTGATGATTAAACAACAATCAGGCAAAATCATAAATATTGCCTCGGTAGCGGGTCTAGGCGGAGCTGATCCTCGTTTTATGGATACAATCGGCTATAACACGAGTAAAGGAGCCGTTATCACTTTTACGAAGGATCTTGCAACAAAGTGGGGTCAATACGGCATTAATGTAAATGCTATAGCACCTGGTTTTTTCCCTACAAAAATGTCTAAAGGGCTCTTAGCTAAAGGGGAATCCTTTGTTATTGACCGGACTCCGCTAAAACGTCTAGGCGGTGAGCAGGATCTGCAAGGGGCTGCGTTATTTTTAGCTTCAGCAGCTTCAAACTTTGTCACTGGTGAAGTGATCGTAGTTGATGGCGGGATGCACGCGATGTAA
- a CDS encoding zinc ribbon domain-containing protein YjdM, translated as MSTLPNCPNCNSEYTYQDGNLLVCPECAHEWSPQDENEALEDAKVIRDSNGNTLKDGDTVSVIKDLKVKGTSSVVKIGTKVKNIRLVDGDHDIDCKIDGFGAMKLKSEFVKKI; from the coding sequence TTGTCTACTTTACCGAACTGCCCGAATTGTAACTCTGAATACACGTATCAAGATGGTAACCTCTTAGTCTGCCCTGAATGTGCACATGAATGGTCACCTCAAGATGAAAATGAAGCTCTAGAAGATGCGAAGGTTATTCGCGACTCAAATGGCAATACCTTAAAAGATGGGGATACCGTATCTGTAATAAAAGATTTGAAAGTAAAGGGAACGTCGTCGGTTGTAAAGATCGGGACAAAAGTGAAAAATATTCGTTTGGTTGACGGCGACCATGACATTGATTGCAAAATTGATGGCTTTGGGGCAATGAAGCTGAAATCAGAATTTGTAAAAAAGATCTAA
- a CDS encoding phosphotransferase family protein: MEQTKVPRTGEELNSSSLLAYLKKEVKDLPEGDLVITQFQAGHSNLTYLLQIGDYEAVLRRPPMGPVAKRAHDMARESTVMAALAPHLSIIPRPLHFCSDPSIIGAPFFLMERKQGIVLDTEFPSDLEPTKELGHTISTQMVDRLVDLHAIDYKKTKLVDFTRPEGFLERQVHGWIKRYHQAKTDDHKGLEELTAYLADSIPASKDTTVIHYDYKLNNAMFSKDGQQMVGLFDWEMTTVGDPLCDVGVALSYWIESNDPDLLKRGFGKPPVTVNDGFLTRRDWVSEYAKKSGREVENIEYYLTFAYFKLAVIAQQIYYRYHKGQTNDKRFQHFNHTVQALILHGRHTASTKL; the protein is encoded by the coding sequence ATGGAACAAACGAAAGTGCCTAGGACTGGGGAGGAGCTGAATTCAAGCTCCCTCTTGGCTTATCTTAAAAAGGAAGTGAAAGATCTGCCTGAAGGGGATCTCGTCATTACTCAATTTCAAGCAGGTCATTCAAACCTCACATACTTACTTCAAATAGGTGATTATGAAGCAGTACTTAGAAGACCGCCGATGGGGCCAGTTGCCAAGCGTGCTCATGATATGGCACGTGAATCAACGGTTATGGCAGCACTTGCTCCACATTTATCAATCATACCAAGACCGCTCCACTTTTGTTCAGACCCATCGATTATAGGTGCCCCGTTCTTTCTGATGGAACGAAAACAGGGCATTGTTCTTGATACAGAATTTCCTAGTGATCTAGAACCTACAAAAGAATTAGGCCATACCATCTCTACTCAAATGGTCGATCGGCTTGTAGACCTGCATGCTATAGATTACAAGAAAACCAAGCTTGTAGATTTTACTAGACCTGAGGGTTTTTTAGAAAGACAGGTTCATGGCTGGATTAAACGCTATCACCAAGCTAAAACCGATGATCATAAAGGGTTAGAAGAATTAACAGCTTATCTAGCGGACAGCATTCCAGCTTCAAAAGATACGACTGTGATCCATTACGATTATAAGCTTAACAACGCAATGTTCTCAAAAGATGGTCAACAAATGGTAGGATTATTTGATTGGGAAATGACGACCGTCGGGGATCCGCTTTGTGATGTGGGTGTTGCTTTAAGTTACTGGATTGAGTCTAATGATCCTGACCTTTTAAAGCGAGGCTTCGGTAAACCTCCTGTTACAGTTAATGATGGATTTTTAACGAGGAGGGACTGGGTTAGCGAGTATGCAAAAAAGAGCGGAAGAGAAGTAGAGAATATTGAATATTACTTAACATTTGCTTACTTTAAATTGGCTGTAATTGCCCAGCAGATTTACTATCGTTATCACAAAGGGCAAACGAATGATAAGCGCTTCCAACACTTTAATCATACGGTGCAAGCTCTTATTCTTCATGGAAGGCATACGGCTAGTACTAAATTGTAA
- a CDS encoding SDR family NAD(P)-dependent oxidoreductase: MNKVALVTGGTGGIGQATAHCFLNQGISVVIVDIDEEKGKAACEELSGSGGDVTFVRCDVSNEEEVKNACQKAAETYGQIDILVNNAGIGNNETTLTEMSLFEWQKVIDVNLTGVFLGMKHSIPFMRKNGGAIVNVSSLLGFKGKKFVAPYNASKAGVITLTKNAALEYGRDRIRVNAVAPGVIDTSIVDGWRTHEEKWKIISTANALKRVGEAQEVAHAIEFLASDKASYITGTTLMVDGGGLTY; this comes from the coding sequence ATGAACAAAGTAGCTTTAGTAACCGGTGGGACAGGAGGAATTGGGCAAGCAACAGCTCATTGTTTTCTTAACCAAGGAATATCTGTGGTGATCGTTGATATCGATGAGGAAAAAGGAAAGGCAGCTTGTGAGGAACTAAGTGGCAGCGGGGGAGATGTTACATTTGTTCGTTGTGACGTTTCAAATGAAGAGGAAGTAAAGAATGCATGTCAAAAAGCAGCCGAAACATATGGTCAAATAGATATTTTAGTAAACAATGCCGGCATTGGCAATAACGAAACAACCTTAACGGAGATGTCACTTTTTGAATGGCAGAAAGTGATTGATGTGAACTTGACAGGTGTGTTTCTCGGGATGAAGCACTCGATTCCATTTATGAGGAAAAACGGCGGGGCAATTGTAAATGTTTCTAGTCTGTTAGGTTTTAAAGGGAAGAAATTTGTCGCGCCATATAATGCGTCTAAAGCTGGTGTCATTACGTTGACGAAGAATGCTGCTCTTGAATATGGAAGAGACCGTATTCGTGTAAATGCTGTTGCTCCTGGTGTGATTGACACATCTATTGTGGATGGATGGAGAACTCATGAAGAAAAATGGAAAATCATTAGCACAGCAAATGCATTAAAACGCGTAGGGGAAGCACAAGAGGTTGCACATGCAATTGAGTTTTTAGCTTCTGATAAAGCCTCATATATTACGGGTACAACGTTAATGGTGGATGGCGGAGGGCTGACGTATTAA
- a CDS encoding TetR/AcrR family transcriptional regulator, with protein MKEKIIEVSIDLFGKNGFTETSIQDIVDVLGVTKGTFYYYFKSKEELLMEIHLRYIEDLLMSQREIIEKTKTAEARLFDMVYMLMKHIEGQGQSARVFFREMQHLNEEHLKDIFKKRDAFRLNMNQVIADGVESGEFREDLDVNIVTLAILGAVNWSYHWFDPKGALDEKAVSTIYIDFMLNGLKKAL; from the coding sequence ATGAAAGAAAAAATTATTGAAGTTAGTATTGATTTGTTTGGCAAAAATGGTTTTACAGAAACCTCAATCCAGGATATTGTAGATGTTCTTGGTGTAACGAAAGGAACATTCTATTATTATTTTAAGAGCAAAGAAGAACTGCTGATGGAAATTCATTTGCGTTATATAGAAGATCTATTAATGAGCCAGCGTGAGATTATTGAAAAAACAAAAACCGCTGAGGCAAGATTATTCGATATGGTCTATATGTTAATGAAACACATCGAGGGACAGGGACAAAGTGCGCGAGTATTCTTCAGGGAGATGCAGCACTTAAATGAAGAACATTTAAAAGACATCTTCAAAAAACGTGATGCATTCAGATTGAATATGAATCAAGTTATTGCAGATGGAGTAGAGTCAGGAGAATTCCGGGAAGACCTTGATGTCAATATTGTCACACTGGCTATCTTAGGTGCGGTTAACTGGAGTTATCATTGGTTTGACCCTAAAGGAGCTCTTGATGAGAAAGCTGTTTCTACCATCTATATTGACTTCATGTTAAATGGCTTGAAAAAGGCGTTATAG
- a CDS encoding Na/Pi symporter produces the protein MIHLFKELFSLFAVFIALFLFGMIIMRAGLLPLGGELFQRNVHRFTDKAWKGLLIGTVATAMLQSSSAVLVMTVGLVAANLLTFRQSIGIILGANIGTTITTEILVLDLSHFIIPLLLTGLVALFIPKKKAFSIGCLTFGLACIFIAMDGLESLAYPLSNLPSVHTLFHFTNDHSFTGILIGAALTGLVQSSTATTAIAMGFMSDHLLTLKSGIAIMLGANIGTCITAFLATIGASKHAKLVAFANIWLNLLGVIIFLPMMDLLVQVVTSMTDDTMQQLAHSSVIFNTICSVILLPFAQAFARFVEWIHSKSQIYQ, from the coding sequence GTGATTCACTTGTTCAAGGAATTATTTTCTCTTTTTGCCGTATTTATTGCTCTGTTTCTATTTGGAATGATCATCATGCGAGCAGGGCTGCTTCCACTTGGAGGAGAACTTTTTCAACGAAATGTACACCGGTTTACAGATAAAGCATGGAAAGGCTTACTCATTGGAACAGTGGCTACCGCCATGCTCCAAAGCAGCTCAGCTGTTCTTGTGATGACTGTAGGACTCGTTGCAGCGAATCTTTTAACCTTCAGGCAATCGATCGGAATTATTCTTGGAGCGAATATTGGGACGACCATTACAACAGAAATATTGGTCCTTGATCTCTCTCACTTTATTATTCCCTTGCTTCTAACGGGTCTTGTAGCTTTATTTATTCCAAAGAAAAAAGCATTTAGCATCGGTTGTCTTACCTTTGGCTTGGCATGTATATTTATAGCAATGGATGGGTTGGAGTCGCTTGCGTATCCATTAAGCAACCTTCCCTCTGTCCACACGTTATTTCACTTTACAAATGATCATTCATTTACAGGAATTTTAATAGGGGCTGCATTAACCGGTCTTGTCCAATCAAGCACAGCAACTACTGCTATTGCGATGGGATTTATGAGTGATCATCTCCTAACCTTAAAATCTGGTATAGCGATTATGCTCGGGGCAAATATCGGTACATGTATTACTGCATTTCTTGCTACAATCGGGGCTAGTAAACATGCAAAGCTTGTGGCATTTGCAAACATATGGCTCAACCTATTAGGGGTTATCATCTTTTTACCAATGATGGATTTGTTGGTACAGGTCGTGACGTCTATGACTGATGACACAATGCAGCAGCTGGCTCATTCTAGTGTCATTTTCAATACAATCTGCTCTGTCATTCTGCTTCCATTTGCTCAAGCATTTGCTCGTTTTGTCGAGTGGATTCATTCCAAAAGTCAAATCTATCAATAA
- a CDS encoding acyl-CoA dehydrogenase has product MDFFFSEKVKRLQQELTSFMDEHIYPNELLFEEQLNQLPDRFSGNPQVMEELKAKAKEAGLWNLFLPDAKEGAGLTNLEYAPLCEIMGRSFIAPEVFNCNAPDTGNMEVLVRYGTEQQKALWLRPLLDGDIRSAFAMTEPDVASSDATNISIDIQSDGDEYVINGRKWWSSGAGDPRCKVLILMGKTNPHADRHKQQSMIIVPMDTKGVKIKRMLPVFGYDHAPHGHAEIEFTNVRVPKSNLLLGEGRGFEIAQGRLGPGRIHHCMRTIGAAERALELMCERAVKRTPFGKPLAKQGVVGEWIATSRIEIEQARLLTLKAASMMDTVGNKVAKKEIAMIKVIAPQMALRVIDRAIQAFGAAGVSEDVPLAAMYANIRTLRIADGPDEVHLAAIAKQELKSYLQSPITVGEE; this is encoded by the coding sequence ATGGACTTTTTTTTCAGTGAAAAAGTAAAGCGCTTACAACAAGAATTGACATCATTTATGGACGAACATATCTATCCGAATGAATTGTTGTTTGAAGAACAACTAAATCAATTGCCAGATAGATTTTCTGGAAATCCACAGGTTATGGAAGAGTTAAAAGCAAAAGCGAAAGAAGCTGGATTGTGGAACTTGTTTTTGCCAGACGCAAAAGAAGGAGCAGGGCTGACAAACTTAGAATATGCTCCGCTTTGTGAGATTATGGGCCGTTCATTTATCGCACCTGAGGTGTTTAATTGTAACGCCCCTGATACAGGGAATATGGAAGTTCTGGTGAGGTATGGCACAGAACAGCAGAAAGCTCTCTGGCTGAGGCCTTTGCTTGATGGTGATATCCGTTCTGCATTTGCAATGACAGAGCCTGATGTCGCTTCATCTGATGCAACCAATATTTCGATTGATATTCAATCTGATGGAGATGAATACGTTATAAACGGTCGTAAATGGTGGTCATCTGGAGCGGGAGATCCGCGCTGCAAAGTCCTTATTCTAATGGGTAAAACCAATCCCCATGCCGACAGACATAAGCAGCAGTCAATGATCATTGTTCCGATGGACACTAAAGGGGTAAAGATTAAGAGGATGCTGCCGGTCTTTGGGTATGACCATGCCCCGCATGGACACGCTGAAATTGAGTTTACAAATGTAAGAGTGCCAAAGTCTAATCTTCTTTTAGGTGAGGGGCGAGGGTTTGAAATTGCTCAAGGAAGACTAGGGCCTGGGAGGATTCACCATTGTATGAGGACAATTGGTGCAGCTGAACGAGCACTAGAATTAATGTGTGAAAGAGCTGTCAAAAGAACTCCTTTTGGCAAGCCTCTAGCAAAGCAAGGTGTCGTGGGAGAATGGATCGCAACCTCTAGGATTGAGATTGAACAGGCGAGGCTTCTGACATTAAAAGCAGCCTCGATGATGGATACAGTTGGAAATAAAGTAGCGAAAAAAGAAATTGCAATGATTAAAGTGATTGCCCCTCAAATGGCGCTCAGAGTGATTGACCGCGCCATACAAGCTTTCGGTGCAGCTGGTGTGAGCGAGGATGTTCCGCTCGCCGCGATGTATGCCAATATTCGTACGCTAAGAATTGCAGATGGGCCGGATGAAGTCCATCTAGCAGCAATTGCTAAGCAAGAGTTAAAATCGTACTTACAATCACCTATTACTGTTGGGGAGGAATAA
- a CDS encoding 3-hydroxyacyl-CoA dehydrogenase family protein, protein MNKYQIERIAVIGAGSMGHQIAMLSALGGYETHLQDIEQSSLDKAKESLEFQMSKWVTKDKIDEASLQTAFNRLHFTTDLNAAVREADFVIEAVVEKLDVKKELFSKLDELTPQHTILATNSSTIVNSKIAEATSRPEKVCNMHFFFPPLVMDCVEVVKSDLTSDETAQAAMAVSEKMNRTAVLLHKEISGFIANRILGALTKEAVALYEEGYASFEDIDLICKKALNHPIGPFALMDLSGIDVAYFVNQQRYAETNNPEDLPAKCIEEKVKAGELGRKTGKGWYDYSKKEVKS, encoded by the coding sequence ATGAACAAGTATCAAATTGAACGAATAGCAGTGATTGGAGCAGGTTCGATGGGACATCAAATTGCCATGTTATCCGCTTTAGGAGGATATGAGACCCATTTGCAGGATATCGAGCAGTCTTCGTTAGACAAAGCAAAGGAAAGTCTAGAGTTTCAAATGAGTAAATGGGTAACAAAAGATAAGATTGACGAAGCATCGCTTCAAACGGCTTTTAATCGGCTTCATTTCACAACAGACTTAAATGCAGCTGTTCGTGAGGCTGATTTTGTGATAGAGGCTGTCGTGGAAAAACTTGATGTGAAAAAAGAGCTCTTTTCAAAGCTAGACGAACTAACACCGCAGCATACCATTTTAGCAACGAACTCTTCAACCATTGTTAATTCGAAAATTGCTGAAGCTACCTCACGTCCAGAAAAAGTATGCAATATGCACTTTTTCTTCCCGCCTTTAGTGATGGACTGTGTTGAGGTAGTGAAAAGTGATCTAACGTCCGATGAGACAGCTCAGGCTGCGATGGCAGTAAGTGAAAAAATGAACCGCACGGCTGTACTCCTTCATAAAGAAATCTCAGGTTTTATAGCAAATCGGATTCTCGGTGCCTTAACAAAGGAAGCTGTGGCGTTATATGAAGAAGGATATGCAAGCTTTGAGGATATTGACCTTATTTGCAAGAAAGCATTGAATCATCCAATAGGGCCTTTTGCTCTAATGGACTTATCAGGAATTGATGTAGCGTATTTTGTGAACCAGCAACGTTATGCCGAAACGAACAACCCTGAAGATTTACCGGCAAAATGTATTGAAGAAAAAGTAAAAGCAGGAGAATTAGGAAGAAAGACAGGTAAAGGCTGGTATGACTACTCTAAAAAAGAGGTGAAGAGTTAA